A genomic segment from Eubalaena glacialis isolate mEubGla1 chromosome 16, mEubGla1.1.hap2.+ XY, whole genome shotgun sequence encodes:
- the LOC133076493 gene encoding transcription initiation factor TFIID subunit 13 yields MADEEEDPTFEEENEEIGGGAEGGQGKRKRLFSKELRCMMYGFGDDQNPYTESVDILEDLVIEFITEMTHKAMSIGRQGRVQVEDIVFLIRKDPRKFARVKDLLTMNEELKRARKAFDEANYGS; encoded by the coding sequence ATGGCAGATGAAGAAGAAGACCCCACctttgaggaagaaaatgaagaaattggaGGAGGTGCAGAAGGTGGACAGGGTAAAAGAAAGAGACTTTTTTCTAAAGAATTACGGTGTATGATGTATGGGTTTGGGGATGACCAGAATCCTTATACTGAGTCAGTAGATATTCTTGAAGACCTTGTCATAGAGTTCATCACTGAAATGACTCACAAGGCAATGTCAATTGGAAGACAAGGTCGGGTACAAGTTGAAGATATCGTCTTCTTGATTCGAAAGGACCCAAGAAAGTTTGCTAGGGTTAAAGACTTGCTTACTATGAATGAAGAATTGAAACGAGCTAGAAAAGCATTTGATGAAGCAAACTATGGATCTTGA